The nucleotide sequence GGCACCTTCTTGGCCGCGATCTCCGCTTCCATCCACTGGCCCAGGCGGTTCAGCCGTTCGCTGGAAAAGCCCAGCTGCTCGGGCCGGGCGGCCGGAAGGTTCTGCGCCAGCAGCGCGGGCGCGGCGGCAACGAAGCTGGCCGCAAGCAGCCAGGAACGCCAGTGGCGGGCGAAGCCGAGGGAACGCATGGGTTTGTCTCCTGTCGTCGGGATGCGTGCTTATCGCATGCGTGCGCGCTTGGCGCAGTCGCGTGCATGTCAGCCGGGCAGCAGGGCCCGCAGGCGCGGCAGCGCCTCGCCGGCATTGCGGCAGGTCGCGGCGGCGAGCTCGTCGGCCGGCATCCCGCGAAGCTGGGCCAGCACCTCGCCCATCCTGGGCAGCTCGGCCGGTTCATTGCGCCCTTGCGGCTGGCCCTGGGCGCGCTCCTGCGCCGTACGGTAGAGCCAGTGCGGCGGGATGTCGGGCGCGTCGGTCTCCAGCACCAGCGCCGACAGTGGCAGCTCGGCCGCGAGCCGGCGGATCTGCAGGGCACGCTCGTAGGTCAGCGTGCCGCCGAAGCCCAACCGGAAGCCCAGCCGCACGAACTCCCGGGCCTGCTGCAGGCTGCCGTTGAAGGCATGGGCGATGCCGCGCACGGGAATGCGGCGCAGCTGCCGCAGCAGCGGGTCCGCCGAACGGCGTACATGCAGCAGCACCGGCAGGCCATGCCGGTGCGCCAGCCGCAGCTGCTCGCGATAGAACCATTCCTGCCGCGGGCCGTCCAGCCCGGGCACGAAGTAGTCCAGGCCGATCTCCCCCACGGCGACCAGATGGGGGTCGGCGGCATGGGCATCGAGCGCCCGCTCGAGCGCGGCCAGGTCGTGCTCCCCGCATTGGGGCGTGCACAGGGGATGGATGCCCAGCGCATAGCTGTCGCCCCAGCGGTGCGCCAGCTCGCGCACCAGCGCGAAGTTGGCCGGCGAGACCGCCGGCAGCACGCAATGCACGACCCCGGCGGCGGCAGCCCGCTCCCGCACCGCCTGCGCATCGGCGGCGAACTCAGCCGCATCCAGGTGGCAGTGCGTATCGATCCATACCGGCATGCATTGATGATGCCGTAAACCTCGTGCAGGGCCGATGGAACCGTGATACCGTGTGTTTTCGCTTTTCCTTCCTCCCCGAAGTCTCACCCAAGGTGAACGGATGCGCAGGTCCGCCCTCTACAGCTCAAGCCGCACGGTGCGCGCGGCGGAAGAAGTAACCCCCTCCGGCACCGCTGATGCCGCCGCGCCCGAGGCGGCCGGCGCCCCGGCGCCTGCCAAGGCGGGCCGCCGCCTGCGGCCCAGTTCCAACCAGATGCTGTGGGCCGCCATCCTGGTGCTGGCGGCGCTGCTGGCATGGAGCCTGAGCCTGGGCCTGCAGCCCGGCCAGCGGCGCCTGACGCAGGACGACATCAACGCCGCCGTGCTCAAGACGCTGGAGACGCAGCAGCTGCCCTCCGAGTACGCCAAGGCCTACGAGAACATCCGCCCCTCGGTGGTGCGCGTCATCAGCTACGTCAAGAAAAGCCGCCTGGAGGAAAAGGCCGACCGGCTGGCCCGCACCACGCCCAGGCCCAAGCCGCTCGGGCCCGCGCTGGGCGACCAGACCCAGGCCGCGGAGGAGGAAGAGATCGAGCACGGCGTGGGCACCGGCGTGGTCATCGTCGACAAGGGCGTGATCCTGACCAACCTGCACGTGGTGTCCGGCTCCGACCGGGTGAAGGTGGTGTTCCACGACGGCCTGGAGGCCACGGCGTCCATCACCGGCGCGCAACCCGAGAACGACCTCGCGGTGCTGCAGGCGCACCGCATCCCGGACGACATGATCGCGGCCACCATGCGCTCCACCGCCGACCTGGCGCCCGGCGACAAGGTGCTGGCCGTGGGCTTCCCCTTCGGCATCGGGCCCTCGGCCTCGGGCGGCATCGTCTCCGGCCTCAAGCGGGTGTTCCGCTCGCCCGAGGGCAAGCAGGAGATGAGCAACCTGATCCAGTTCGACGCCGCCGCCAACCCGGGCAACTCGGGCGGGCCGCTGGTCACCATGGACGGCGAGGTGGTGGGCATCGTCACCGCCATCCTCAACCCGACGCCGGCCCGCACCTTCCTGGGCATCGGTTTTGCCGTGCCGATCGAGAACGCGGCCTCGGCCGCCGGCCTGCCTCCCTTCTGACCTCTACGCAGCAGCACACCCGGATGAACGCCACCACCATGCAAGCCAACACCCGCCAGGACAGCGCCACCGCCAAGCTGATGGAGCAGATCCTCTACGAGGTCAAGCGCGTCGTGGTCGGCCAGGACCGCTTCCTGGAGCGCGTCATGGTCGCCATGCTGGCCCAGGGCCACCTGCTGGTGGAAGGGGTGCCCGGCCTGGCCAAGACCCTGACCGTCAAGACCCTGGCCAGCACCGTGCGCGGCCGCTTCAAGCGCATCCAGTTCACGCCCGACCTGGTGCCCTCGGACCTGGTGGGCACCCGCATCTACAACCAGAAGAGCGGCGACTTCAGCACCTCGCTGGGGCCGGTGTTCACCAACCTGCTGCTGGCCGACGAGATCAACCGCGCCCCGGCCAAGGTGCAGAGCGCCCTGCTCGAGGTGATGCAGGAGCGCCAGGTCACCATCGCCGGCGAGACGCATCGCGTGCCCAGCCCCTTCCTGGTCATGGCCACGCAGAACCCCATCGAGACCGAGGGCACCTATCCGCTGCCCGAGGCGCAGGTGGACCGCTTCATGATGAAGGTGCTGGTCGACTACCCCACCGACGAGGAGGAGTACGTGATCGTCGAGCGCGTCACCGGCCCCGCGGTGGAGGTGATGCCGGTCGCCACCACCGAGCAGCTGGCCGCCCTGCAGGGCGAGTGCCGGCGGGTCTACGTCGATCCGTCGCTGGTGCAGTACGCGGTCAAGCTGGTGTCGGCGACGCGCGACCCGGCCCGCCACGGCCTGAAGGACCTGCGCAAGTTCATCACCTTCGGCGCCAGCCCGCGCGCCACCATCAACCTGACCGAGGGCGCCCGCGCCCTGGCGATGCTGCGCGGCCGTACCTACGCCCTGCCGGAGGACATGACCGACCTGGTGCCCGACGTGCTGCGGCACCGCGTCGTGCTGTCGTACGAGGCCTTGTCGGAAGGCATGAACTCGGATGCGCTGGTCGCGCAGATCATGGCCAAGATCCCGGCGCCGGCGCGTCCGCTCGAGCATGAGAAGCTGGTGGCGTAAAGGGACGCCCCCCGAAGCGCCTGCGGCGCCCGGTGCCGGCAGCCAGAGGCTGCCGCTCTTCGGGCCGTCCAAGCCGGCGCAGGCCGGCTCGGAGCCGCGGCCCTCAGCCCCCACTGGGGGCGGGACTGCCACTGGCGCAGCCGAGCACGTGCTGCGCCGGCTGGAGTGGACCGTCATCCGCCGGCTCGACGGCCTGCTGCAGGGCGACTACCGCACGCTGATGCGCGGCGCCGGACTGGACCTGGCGGACCTGCGCGAGTACCAGCACCACGACGACGTGCGGCACATCGACTGGAACGTCACCGCGCGCCAGGGCACGCCGCACGTGCGGGTGTTCACCGAGGACCGCGAGATGGCGGCCTGGTTCCTGCTGGACCTCAGCCCGTCGGTGGACTTCGGCTCGGGCGAGCAGCGCAAGCGCAACGTCTCCTCCGAGTTCGTCACCGTGCTGGCGCGCATGCTGACGCGGCACGGCAACCGCGTCGGCGCCATGCTCTACGGCAGCGGCGTGGACGCGGTCATCCCCGCGCGCGGCGGCCGCCGCCACGTGCTGCACCTGCTGCACAGCATGCAGGCGCGGCCGGTGGCCACCGAAGGCCGCATCACGCGCCTGAGCGACCTGCTGCATTCCGGCGCCAGCCTGATCAAGCGCCGCTCCACCGTGTTCGTGGTGTCCGACTTCATCAGCGAGCCGGGCTGGGAGCGCCCGCTGGCGCTGCTGGCCCAGCGGCACGAGGTGGTGGCCGTTCGCCTGCTCGACCCGCTGGAGCTGCAGCTGCCCGACCTGGGGCTGCTGACCCTGCGCGACGCCGAGACCGGCGAGCAGGTCCTGGTGGACACGCACGACCCGGGCTTTCGCAAGCGCTTCGCCCGCATCGCGGCCCAGCGCGAGGCTGAGCTGCGCGAAGGGCTGGTCAAGGCCGGCGTGGACGCGCTCGAGCTGTCCACCGACGCCGACCTGGTCGACGCCATCGTGCGCTTCACCGAGATGCGCAAGCGCCGCGCCCGGCTGTCCTCGGGCAGCCTGCCGGCGCACCTGAAACACGCCGCCTGAAGAGGGTTCCCCCATGCACTTCCTCTGGCCCCAATACCTCTGGCTCCTGCTGGCCCTGCCGCTGCTGGTGCTGCTCTACACCTGGCTGCTGCGCCGCAAGAAGAAGATGGCGCTGCGCTATGCCTCGCTGTCCATCGTCAAGGAGGCGATGAACACCGGGCAGACGGTGCGGCGCCACATCCCGCCGCTGCTGTTCCTGCTGGCCTTCGCCGCCATGCTGCTGGCGTCGGCGCGGCCGGTGTCCACCATCACCCTGCCCTCGGCGCAGCAGACCATCATCCTGGCGATGGACGTGTCGGGCAGCATGCGCGCGGCCGACGTGGAGCCCAACCGCTTGGTGGCCGCGCAGAACGCCGCCAAGTCCTTCATCGCCGAGCTGCCGCGGCACGTCAAGGTGGGCATCGTCGCGTTCGCGGGCTCGGCCCAGGTGGCGCAGCTGCCCACCACCAACCGCGAGGACCTGGTGACGGCCATCGACCGTTTCCAGCTGCAGCGCGCCACCGCGACCGGCAACGCCATCGTGATCTCGCTGGCCACGCTGTTCCCGGACCAGGGCATCGACCTGCAGGCCATGCAGACCGGGCGCGAGCGCCAGCGCGGCTTCGCCATCGACGGCGAGCGCAAGGAGAAGAAGGAGATCACGCCGGTGGCGCCGGGCTCCTACACCTCGGCCGCCATCATCATGCTGACCGACGGCCAGCGCACCACCGGCGTGGACCCGATCGAGGCGGCCAAGATGGCGGCCGACCGGGGGGTGCGCGTCTACACGGTGGGCATAGGCACGGTGGACGGCGAGACCATAGGCTTCGAGGGCTGGTCCATGCGGGTGCGCCTGGACGAGGAGGCGCTCAAGGCCGTGGCCCAGAAAACCGCCGCCGAGTACTACTACGCCGGCACGGCGCAGGACCTCAAGAAGGTCTACAACAACCTGAGCTCCAAACTCACGGTCGAGAAGAAGGAAACCGAGATCTCGGCCCTGTTCGCGCTGGCTGCCGCGGCCCTGGCCTTGCTGTCGGCCGGCCTGTCGCTGCTCTGGTTCAACCGGATCCTGTAGCAGCAGCCGCACCGGCAGCGGCGCGCTGCTGCCCGTTCAGGAAGGCGGGCAGCAGCAGCGCTGCATCCTTCCTTTCCTCAGGTGGCGGAGGCCGCGATCTCGACGGCGAGGGCGCGGACGGCTTCCAGCATGCGATCGACGTCGTTCGGGTCGTGCCACAGATGGGTCGAGATGCGCAGCGGGAACTCGTTCACCGTGGTGTCGGCCGAGACCAGGCGCGGCACCGTGGTGTTGCGGATCACGATGTTGCGTTCGGTGCCCAGGCGGGTGACCAGCCTGCTGGAGGGCGACGCTGGCGTCGACGCATTGGTGGCCGTCGAGCGTCGGATCAGGTTCCTGCCCCCGTCGATGCCGTAGAACGGGTTGAACGAGGTCAGCGCCGAGCCCAGCGCCATGTCGCGCGGCGCGTGCAAGGCCTCGGCCGACCCCCAGATCTCGACGATGCGCGCCTTGGTGTACGCCGCCATGGTGGTGACATAGGTCTCGATGTTCTTGCGGCCGATCGCGTCCCAGTCGGCACACGAC is from Ramlibacter tataouinensis TTB310 and encodes:
- a CDS encoding TatD family hydrolase, producing MPVWIDTHCHLDAAEFAADAQAVRERAAAAGVVHCVLPAVSPANFALVRELAHRWGDSYALGIHPLCTPQCGEHDLAALERALDAHAADPHLVAVGEIGLDYFVPGLDGPRQEWFYREQLRLAHRHGLPVLLHVRRSADPLLRQLRRIPVRGIAHAFNGSLQQAREFVRLGFRLGFGGTLTYERALQIRRLAAELPLSALVLETDAPDIPPHWLYRTAQERAQGQPQGRNEPAELPRMGEVLAQLRGMPADELAAATCRNAGEALPRLRALLPG
- a CDS encoding DUF58 domain-containing protein; translated protein: MRSWWRKGTPPEAPAAPGAGSQRLPLFGPSKPAQAGSEPRPSAPTGGGTATGAAEHVLRRLEWTVIRRLDGLLQGDYRTLMRGAGLDLADLREYQHHDDVRHIDWNVTARQGTPHVRVFTEDREMAAWFLLDLSPSVDFGSGEQRKRNVSSEFVTVLARMLTRHGNRVGAMLYGSGVDAVIPARGGRRHVLHLLHSMQARPVATEGRITRLSDLLHSGASLIKRRSTVFVVSDFISEPGWERPLALLAQRHEVVAVRLLDPLELQLPDLGLLTLRDAETGEQVLVDTHDPGFRKRFARIAAQREAELREGLVKAGVDALELSTDADLVDAIVRFTEMRKRRARLSSGSLPAHLKHAA
- a CDS encoding VWA domain-containing protein; its protein translation is MHFLWPQYLWLLLALPLLVLLYTWLLRRKKKMALRYASLSIVKEAMNTGQTVRRHIPPLLFLLAFAAMLLASARPVSTITLPSAQQTIILAMDVSGSMRAADVEPNRLVAAQNAAKSFIAELPRHVKVGIVAFAGSAQVAQLPTTNREDLVTAIDRFQLQRATATGNAIVISLATLFPDQGIDLQAMQTGRERQRGFAIDGERKEKKEITPVAPGSYTSAAIIMLTDGQRTTGVDPIEAAKMAADRGVRVYTVGIGTVDGETIGFEGWSMRVRLDEEALKAVAQKTAAEYYYAGTAQDLKKVYNNLSSKLTVEKKETEISALFALAAAALALLSAGLSLLWFNRIL
- a CDS encoding AAA family ATPase, producing the protein MNATTMQANTRQDSATAKLMEQILYEVKRVVVGQDRFLERVMVAMLAQGHLLVEGVPGLAKTLTVKTLASTVRGRFKRIQFTPDLVPSDLVGTRIYNQKSGDFSTSLGPVFTNLLLADEINRAPAKVQSALLEVMQERQVTIAGETHRVPSPFLVMATQNPIETEGTYPLPEAQVDRFMMKVLVDYPTDEEEYVIVERVTGPAVEVMPVATTEQLAALQGECRRVYVDPSLVQYAVKLVSATRDPARHGLKDLRKFITFGASPRATINLTEGARALAMLRGRTYALPEDMTDLVPDVLRHRVVLSYEALSEGMNSDALVAQIMAKIPAPARPLEHEKLVA
- a CDS encoding S1C family serine protease; the protein is MRRSALYSSSRTVRAAEEVTPSGTADAAAPEAAGAPAPAKAGRRLRPSSNQMLWAAILVLAALLAWSLSLGLQPGQRRLTQDDINAAVLKTLETQQLPSEYAKAYENIRPSVVRVISYVKKSRLEEKADRLARTTPRPKPLGPALGDQTQAAEEEEIEHGVGTGVVIVDKGVILTNLHVVSGSDRVKVVFHDGLEATASITGAQPENDLAVLQAHRIPDDMIAATMRSTADLAPGDKVLAVGFPFGIGPSASGGIVSGLKRVFRSPEGKQEMSNLIQFDAAANPGNSGGPLVTMDGEVVGIVTAILNPTPARTFLGIGFAVPIENAASAAGLPPF